Proteins encoded in a region of the Streptomyces sp. NBC_01471 genome:
- a CDS encoding AMP-binding protein, which yields MAPNNATEEFRAARDFLLLHREEYRTAYEGFSWPRPEHFNWALDWFDTIARDNARTALHIVEEDGTETRVSFAEMAVRSDRAANWLRAQGVRAGDRILVVLGNQEELWETALAAMKLRAVVIPATPLLGTADLRDRVDRGGVRHVLVRTEDTAKFSEVAGEYTRIAVGADTPDGWLSYGDAAAAPSGFVPDGVTGADDPLMLYFTSGTTARPKLVEHTHTSYPVGHLATMYWIGLRPGDVHLNISSPGWAKHAWSNLFAPWNAEATVFIHNYTRFDPARLMAEMDRVGVTSFCAPPTVWRMLIQADLSRLGTPPREVAAAGEPLNPEVIETVRRAWGVTIRDGFGQTETAVQVANTPGQLLKAGSMGRPTPGYKVELLDPVTGEPGVSEGEICLDLSARPVGLMTGYHGDPDRTAEAMAGGYYRTGDIGSRDADGYITYIGRSDDVFKASDYKISPFELESALLEHEAVAEAAVVPAPDALRLAVPKAYVVLAEGWEPGPDVAKVLFAHSRAVLAPYKRIRRIEFAELPKTVSGKIRRIELRRATAEGSTAEYDEGELR from the coding sequence ATGGCGCCGAACAACGCGACGGAGGAGTTCCGGGCCGCACGGGACTTCCTGCTCCTGCACCGTGAGGAGTACCGCACGGCCTACGAGGGCTTCAGCTGGCCGCGCCCCGAGCATTTCAACTGGGCGCTCGACTGGTTCGACACCATCGCCCGGGACAACGCGAGGACCGCGCTGCACATCGTCGAGGAGGACGGCACCGAGACCAGAGTCTCGTTCGCGGAGATGGCCGTGCGTTCCGACCGGGCGGCCAACTGGCTCCGGGCGCAGGGCGTCCGGGCGGGCGACCGCATCCTGGTCGTGCTCGGCAACCAGGAGGAGCTGTGGGAGACGGCGCTCGCCGCGATGAAGCTCCGGGCCGTCGTCATCCCGGCAACTCCGCTGCTGGGAACGGCGGATCTGCGCGACCGGGTCGACCGCGGCGGCGTCCGTCATGTGCTCGTACGGACCGAGGACACCGCCAAGTTCAGCGAGGTGGCAGGCGAATACACCCGGATCGCGGTCGGCGCGGACACCCCGGACGGCTGGCTGTCGTACGGCGACGCGGCGGCCGCCCCGTCCGGCTTCGTGCCCGACGGTGTCACCGGCGCGGACGATCCGCTGATGCTGTACTTCACCTCGGGGACGACCGCCCGGCCCAAGCTGGTGGAGCACACCCACACCTCGTACCCGGTCGGCCATCTGGCGACGATGTACTGGATCGGTCTGCGTCCCGGCGATGTCCACCTCAACATCTCCTCACCCGGATGGGCCAAGCACGCCTGGTCCAATCTGTTCGCGCCCTGGAACGCCGAGGCGACGGTCTTCATCCACAACTACACGCGGTTCGACCCGGCGCGGCTGATGGCCGAGATGGACCGGGTGGGAGTGACGTCCTTCTGCGCGCCGCCGACGGTCTGGCGGATGCTGATCCAGGCCGACCTCAGCCGGCTGGGGACGCCGCCGCGCGAGGTCGCCGCGGCGGGCGAACCGCTGAACCCCGAGGTCATCGAGACCGTACGGCGCGCCTGGGGCGTGACGATCCGGGACGGCTTCGGGCAGACGGAGACCGCCGTCCAGGTGGCCAACACCCCCGGCCAGCTCCTCAAGGCGGGCTCCATGGGCCGCCCGACCCCCGGGTACAAGGTCGAGCTGCTCGATCCGGTCACGGGGGAGCCGGGTGTCAGCGAGGGCGAGATCTGCCTCGACCTCTCCGCCCGGCCCGTCGGTCTGATGACCGGATACCACGGCGACCCGGACCGCACGGCCGAGGCGATGGCCGGCGGCTACTACCGCACCGGCGACATCGGCTCGCGCGACGCGGACGGCTACATCACGTACATCGGCCGCTCCGACGACGTCTTCAAGGCATCGGACTACAAGATCTCGCCGTTCGAGCTGGAGAGCGCGCTGCTGGAGCACGAGGCGGTGGCGGAGGCCGCGGTCGTGCCGGCCCCCGACGCGCTGCGGCTCGCCGTCCCGAAGGCGTACGTGGTCCTGGCCGAGGGCTGGGAGCCGGGCCCCGACGTGGCGAAGGTGCTCTTCGCGCACTCGCGTGCGGTCCTCGCCCCGTACAAGCGGATCCGGCGGATCGAGTTCGCCGAGCTGCCCAAGACGGTATCCGGGAAGATCCGCAGGATCGAACTGCGCCGGGCGACCGCTGAGGGCTCCACCGCCGAGTACGACGAGGGGGAGCTGCGATGA
- a CDS encoding AMP-binding protein, which translates to MTLSYAHGTGSTPLLGDTIGANLDRAVAAFPDREALVDVGSGRRWTYARFGAEVDELARGLIGSGVRKGDRVGIWAVNCPEWVLVQYATARIGAIMVNINPAYRAHELEFVLRQAGVSVLIASTGHKGSDYRALVGEVRGSCPALRSVHYAGDPTWDELMAAARPVELDAALSCDDPINVQYTSGTTGFPKGATLSHHNILNNGFFVGELVGYTEQDRICLPVPFYHCFGMVMGNLAATSHGACIVIPAPSFDPGATLRAVEQERCTSLYGVPTMFIAELNHPDFAAYDLSSLRTGIMAGSPCPAEVMKRVVAEMHMAEVSICYGMTETSPVSTQTRRDDDLERRTGTAGRVLPHLEVKVVDPATGVTVERGEPGELCTRGYSVMLGYWEEPQKTAEVIDAGRWMHTGDLAVIRDDGYVQIVGRIKDMIIRGGENVYPREIEEFLYGHPRIADVQVIGVPDERYGEEVLACVIPRDPADPPTLDGIREFCRDRLAHYKIPRGLRILESFPMTVSGKVRKVELRNRYGAADTGMPGGPRS; encoded by the coding sequence ATGACCCTCTCCTACGCGCACGGCACCGGGTCGACACCCCTCCTGGGCGACACGATCGGCGCGAACCTGGACCGCGCGGTCGCCGCGTTCCCGGACCGCGAGGCGCTGGTCGATGTGGGGTCCGGGCGGCGGTGGACGTACGCCCGGTTCGGTGCCGAGGTGGACGAGCTGGCCCGCGGCCTCATCGGCAGCGGGGTCCGCAAGGGCGACCGGGTCGGGATCTGGGCTGTCAACTGCCCGGAGTGGGTGCTCGTCCAGTACGCCACCGCGCGGATCGGCGCGATCATGGTCAACATCAACCCGGCGTACCGGGCACACGAGCTGGAGTTCGTGCTGCGGCAGGCCGGGGTCTCGGTACTGATCGCCTCGACCGGGCACAAGGGCAGCGACTACCGGGCCCTGGTCGGCGAGGTACGCGGCAGCTGTCCGGCCCTGCGGTCCGTCCACTACGCCGGCGACCCGACCTGGGACGAACTGATGGCCGCCGCCCGGCCGGTGGAGCTCGATGCGGCGCTGTCCTGCGACGACCCGATCAACGTCCAGTACACCTCGGGCACCACGGGTTTCCCGAAGGGCGCCACGCTCTCCCACCACAACATCCTCAACAACGGTTTCTTCGTGGGTGAGCTGGTGGGCTACACGGAGCAGGACCGGATCTGTCTGCCGGTGCCCTTCTACCACTGCTTCGGCATGGTCATGGGGAATCTGGCGGCCACGTCGCACGGCGCGTGCATCGTCATTCCGGCACCCTCCTTCGATCCCGGGGCGACGCTGCGCGCCGTCGAGCAGGAGCGCTGCACCTCGCTCTACGGGGTGCCCACGATGTTCATCGCGGAGCTGAACCACCCCGACTTCGCCGCGTACGACCTGAGTTCGCTGCGTACCGGGATCATGGCGGGCTCGCCCTGTCCGGCCGAGGTGATGAAACGGGTCGTCGCCGAGATGCACATGGCCGAGGTGTCGATCTGCTACGGGATGACGGAGACCTCGCCGGTGTCCACCCAGACCCGCCGTGACGACGATCTGGAGCGCCGTACCGGGACGGCCGGGCGGGTCCTGCCGCATCTGGAGGTGAAGGTCGTCGACCCCGCGACCGGGGTCACGGTGGAGCGCGGTGAGCCGGGTGAGCTGTGCACCCGCGGCTACAGCGTGATGCTCGGCTACTGGGAGGAGCCGCAGAAGACCGCCGAGGTGATCGACGCGGGCCGCTGGATGCACACCGGGGACCTGGCCGTCATCCGCGACGACGGCTACGTCCAGATCGTCGGCCGGATCAAGGACATGATCATCCGGGGCGGCGAGAACGTCTATCCGCGCGAGATCGAGGAGTTCCTCTACGGCCACCCCAGGATCGCCGACGTCCAGGTGATCGGCGTACCTGACGAGCGGTACGGCGAAGAGGTGCTGGCCTGTGTCATCCCGCGGGATCCGGCCGACCCTCCGACGCTGGACGGGATCAGGGAGTTCTGCCGCGACCGGCTGGCGCACTACAAGATCCCGCGCGGGCTGCGGATCCTGGAATCCTTCCCGATGACGGTCAGCGGCAAGGTCAGGAAGGTGGAGCTGCGCAATCGGTACGGGGCGGCCGATACCGGGATGCCGGGGGGCCCGCGGAGCTGA
- a CDS encoding magnesium and cobalt transport protein CorA has translation MPLSPRNRNARKHSWRRDPPPDRAEQPPAETPPASPSPEPVQLDNTSVVQAALYREGRRVSTPDSLAETFRQLREYPDGMAWIGLHRPTEEEILSLAAEFDLHPLAVEDALEAHQRPKMERYGDTLFVVLRAARYLDAPEEVDFGELHVFIGRDFLITVRHGAAPDLSAVRTRMEETPDLLALGPEAALYAILDAVVDGYAPVVTGVQIDIDEIETEVFSGDPAVSRRIYELSREMVEFQRATRPLVGMLHALMAGFAKYGTHEELQRYLRDVADHVTHTSERVDGFRQALTEILTVNATLVTQQQNAEMRALAEAGFEQNEEIKKISSWAAILFAPTLVGTIYGMNFDHMPELHWSFGYPFAIGLMAVVCVSLYFIFKRRDWL, from the coding sequence ATGCCGCTGTCCCCGAGGAACAGGAACGCCCGGAAGCACTCCTGGCGCAGGGATCCCCCACCCGACCGCGCGGAGCAGCCGCCCGCCGAGACCCCGCCCGCTTCACCCTCGCCCGAGCCCGTACAGCTGGACAACACCAGTGTGGTGCAGGCGGCGCTGTACCGCGAGGGCCGCCGCGTCTCCACCCCCGACTCGCTCGCGGAGACCTTCCGCCAGCTTCGTGAGTACCCGGACGGTATGGCCTGGATCGGTCTGCACCGCCCGACGGAGGAGGAAATCCTCTCGCTGGCAGCGGAGTTCGACCTGCATCCGCTCGCCGTGGAGGACGCCCTGGAGGCCCACCAGCGGCCGAAGATGGAGCGGTACGGCGACACCCTCTTCGTCGTACTGCGCGCGGCGCGCTATCTCGACGCCCCGGAGGAGGTCGACTTCGGTGAGCTGCATGTCTTCATCGGCCGGGACTTCCTGATCACGGTCAGGCACGGCGCGGCACCCGACCTGTCCGCCGTGCGCACCCGCATGGAGGAGACCCCGGACCTGCTGGCCCTGGGCCCCGAGGCGGCCCTGTACGCGATCCTGGACGCGGTCGTCGACGGCTACGCCCCGGTCGTCACAGGCGTGCAGATCGACATCGACGAGATCGAGACCGAGGTCTTCAGCGGCGACCCGGCGGTGTCCCGCCGTATCTATGAACTCTCCCGTGAAATGGTCGAGTTCCAGCGCGCGACCCGGCCACTCGTCGGAATGCTGCACGCCCTCATGGCCGGATTCGCCAAGTACGGCACCCACGAGGAACTGCAGCGCTACCTGCGCGACGTGGCCGACCACGTGACGCACACGAGCGAGCGGGTGGACGGGTTCCGCCAGGCCCTGACAGAGATCCTCACCGTGAACGCCACTTTGGTGACGCAGCAGCAGAACGCGGAAATGCGCGCACTCGCCGAGGCGGGTTTCGAGCAGAACGAGGAGATCAAGAAGATCTCGTCGTGGGCAGCGATTCTCTTTGCGCCGACGCTTGTCGGGACGATCTACGGCATGAACTTCGACCACATGCCGGAGCTGCACTGGTCGTTCGGCTACCCGTTCGCGATCGGGCTGATGGCGGTCGTGTGCGTGAGCCTGTACTTCATCTTCAAGCGGCGGGACTGGTTGTAG
- a CDS encoding LuxR C-terminal-related transcriptional regulator, translating to MPEPVEAVDMRAALLRMRRATGLPVAFGGLLTGSGQLRIAELSGTATPALRGLAVSAGNGLGGKSIALSRPCAVTDYRSSLHISHEYDTAVGAEGLHAVLAVPVVVRRKVRGVLYGAVRERLSFGDRTYNAAVEAARDVEQSLVLRDEVQQCLAAAREPVAEPGAWEQVREAHSELRALAPRIADPELRGELLAVCARLAGGGGGAGPGRPVALAPREVDVLAWVATGATNAATGARLGLKPETVKGYLRSAMRKLGAHTRLEAVVAARRAGLLP from the coding sequence GTGCCGGAGCCGGTCGAGGCAGTGGACATGCGGGCGGCGCTGCTGCGGATGCGCCGCGCCACCGGGCTGCCGGTCGCGTTCGGCGGTCTGCTGACGGGGAGCGGGCAGCTGCGCATCGCCGAACTGAGCGGTACGGCGACACCGGCGCTGCGCGGCCTCGCCGTATCGGCGGGCAACGGTCTCGGCGGCAAGTCGATAGCGCTGTCCCGGCCGTGCGCGGTGACCGACTACCGCTCGTCGCTCCACATCAGCCATGAGTACGACACGGCGGTGGGCGCGGAGGGACTGCACGCGGTACTCGCCGTGCCGGTGGTGGTGCGGCGGAAGGTGCGCGGTGTGCTGTACGGGGCGGTACGCGAGCGGCTGTCGTTCGGCGACCGGACGTACAACGCGGCGGTCGAGGCGGCCCGCGACGTGGAGCAGTCGCTGGTGTTGCGGGACGAGGTGCAGCAGTGCCTGGCGGCGGCGCGCGAGCCGGTGGCCGAGCCCGGCGCGTGGGAGCAGGTGCGCGAGGCGCACAGTGAACTGCGCGCGCTGGCACCACGCATCGCGGACCCGGAGCTGCGCGGTGAGCTTCTCGCGGTCTGCGCCCGGCTGGCCGGTGGCGGTGGCGGCGCCGGGCCCGGGCGGCCTGTCGCACTGGCGCCGCGCGAGGTGGACGTGCTGGCCTGGGTGGCGACCGGCGCGACGAACGCGGCGACCGGTGCGCGACTGGGGCTGAAGCCGGAGACCGTGAAGGGCTATCTGCGGTCCGCGATGCGCAAGCTGGGGGCACACACCCGGCTCGAAGCGGTCGTGGCGGCCCGGCGGGCGGGTCTGCTGCCGTAA
- a CDS encoding LysR family transcriptional regulator: MEFRQLSYFVTVAEELHFGRAAGRLHIVQSAVSQQVQRLERELGQELFDRSPRHVRLTEAGERLLPEARAVLAAVDRARAAVAPRTTLRLGTSTGLGEHLDRVLTALAGIAPDLAVELVSAPTRTRLEQVAGGRLDAAFVRAAEPVRGVRLIPLWEDPLVAAVPAGHPLAARPDVALADLAGLRLRMVARRTNPPLVDLVMSACAAAGFEPLPEAAGGSLQDSLATIGTSPAPQWTVVYAAYARQLRSPRVAFRPFRPVPLALPTALAVRRSAPPAGLDLLLEACAAPLDSSDHGD, translated from the coding sequence ATGGAGTTCCGCCAGCTCAGCTACTTCGTGACCGTCGCCGAGGAACTGCACTTCGGCCGTGCCGCCGGCCGTCTGCACATCGTCCAGTCGGCTGTGAGTCAGCAAGTACAGCGACTGGAGAGGGAGTTGGGCCAGGAGCTGTTCGACCGCTCACCCCGGCACGTACGGCTCACCGAAGCGGGGGAGCGGCTGCTGCCCGAGGCGCGGGCCGTGCTGGCCGCGGTGGACCGGGCCCGGGCGGCCGTCGCGCCGCGCACCACCCTGCGGCTGGGGACGAGCACCGGACTCGGCGAGCATCTGGACCGGGTCCTGACCGCGCTGGCCGGAATCGCACCGGACCTGGCGGTCGAGCTGGTCTCCGCGCCGACCAGGACCCGGCTGGAACAGGTCGCGGGCGGGCGGCTGGACGCGGCGTTCGTCCGGGCCGCCGAGCCGGTACGCGGGGTGCGGCTCATACCGCTCTGGGAGGATCCGCTGGTCGCGGCCGTTCCGGCCGGGCACCCGCTCGCGGCACGGCCGGATGTCGCCCTGGCGGACCTGGCCGGACTCCGGCTCAGGATGGTGGCCCGGCGCACCAACCCGCCCCTTGTCGACCTCGTGATGTCCGCCTGTGCCGCCGCCGGGTTCGAGCCACTGCCCGAAGCGGCCGGCGGCTCGCTCCAGGACAGCCTCGCCACCATCGGCACCTCCCCGGCGCCGCAGTGGACCGTCGTGTACGCCGCATACGCCCGCCAACTGCGCAGCCCCCGGGTGGCGTTCCGCCCGTTCCGGCCCGTCCCGCTCGCGCTGCCCACCGCGCTCGCCGTACGGCGGTCGGCCCCGCCCGCCGGTCTCGATCTGCTGCTCGAAGCCTGCGCCGCGCCGCTGGACAGCAGCGATCACGGAGACTGA
- the dmpI gene encoding 4-oxalocrotonate tautomerase DmpI yields MPIVTIQQGPRDIELKRELVKRVTDAFVDSLRIPAEAVQVWIQEVPTDSWAIGGKLTADK; encoded by the coding sequence ATGCCGATCGTCACCATCCAGCAGGGACCGCGCGACATCGAGCTCAAGCGCGAACTGGTCAAGCGCGTCACGGACGCCTTCGTCGACTCGCTCCGTATCCCCGCCGAGGCCGTCCAGGTCTGGATCCAGGAGGTCCCCACCGACAGCTGGGCCATCGGCGGCAAGCTCACGGCCGACAAGTAG
- a CDS encoding winged helix DNA-binding domain-containing protein, with amino-acid sequence MAPISIRALNRATLERQLLLRRAELTAEEAVARLLGLQAQNTRPPYFQLWSRLADFDPYELSELLETRAAVRMVTMRSTIHLHTADDALTLRPLVQAARERELKVFRGGLAGVGLDRLAELARDLVEERPRTMKELREYLLKEWPDADPLALTVAARCRLPLVQVTPRGLWGRSGQVTLTTVDRWLGRPSVPAPDPDETVLRYLRAFGPASVKDMQMWAGLTRLAGVFERLRPQLITLQGPGGAELFDLPDAPRPDEDTPAPPRFLPEFDNLLLAHADRTRVIPAEYRGRNGKGNQVFGSFLLDGFLAGIWRLKEQGATATLRIEPFARLTRSDRAALADEAERLLTGMTRAGVHDIGFGALDG; translated from the coding sequence ATGGCCCCCATCAGCATCCGTGCACTCAACCGCGCCACCCTGGAACGCCAGCTTCTGCTGCGCCGCGCCGAGCTGACCGCGGAGGAGGCCGTCGCGCGGCTGCTGGGGCTCCAGGCGCAGAACACCAGGCCGCCGTACTTCCAGCTCTGGTCCCGGCTCGCGGATTTCGACCCGTACGAGCTGTCGGAGCTGCTGGAGACCCGTGCGGCCGTACGGATGGTGACCATGCGCTCCACCATCCATCTGCACACCGCCGACGACGCCCTCACTCTGCGGCCGCTCGTCCAGGCCGCACGCGAACGTGAGCTGAAGGTCTTCCGCGGCGGGCTGGCCGGGGTCGGTCTCGACCGACTGGCCGAACTGGCGCGCGACCTGGTGGAGGAACGTCCCCGCACGATGAAGGAGCTCAGGGAGTACCTGCTCAAGGAGTGGCCGGACGCCGACCCGCTCGCCCTCACTGTCGCCGCCCGCTGCCGTCTCCCGCTCGTGCAGGTCACCCCGCGCGGACTGTGGGGCCGCAGCGGGCAGGTCACGCTCACCACCGTCGATCGGTGGCTCGGCCGCCCGTCGGTCCCCGCCCCGGATCCCGACGAGACCGTGCTGCGTTATCTGCGTGCGTTCGGGCCCGCCTCGGTCAAGGACATGCAGATGTGGGCGGGACTGACCCGGCTGGCCGGGGTGTTCGAGCGGCTGCGGCCACAGCTGATCACCCTCCAGGGCCCCGGTGGCGCCGAGCTCTTCGATCTGCCCGACGCGCCCCGGCCGGACGAGGACACCCCTGCGCCGCCCCGCTTCCTGCCCGAGTTCGACAATCTGCTGCTCGCCCACGCGGACCGTACGCGGGTCATTCCCGCCGAGTACCGCGGCCGCAACGGCAAGGGCAACCAGGTCTTCGGCAGCTTCCTGCTCGACGGATTCCTCGCCGGTATCTGGCGGCTGAAGGAGCAGGGGGCCACGGCCACGCTCCGCATCGAACCGTTCGCCCGGCTCACCCGCTCCGACCGGGCGGCCCTGGCGGACGAGGCCGAGCGGCTGCTCACCGGTATGACGCGGGCCGGCGTCCACGACATCGGGTTCGGCGCCCTCGACGGGTGA
- a CDS encoding GNAT family N-acetyltransferase, with amino-acid sequence MTYSSAGQLVVGPAAEEDWPVISRWAHDEGWNPGINDARSFFAQDPDGFFLGRLDGEPVSAVSVVNYGAHYAFLGWYLVRPDLRGRGHGLATWKAAQAHAGSRTIGLDGVVAQQDNYRRSGFAPAHSTFRHTGVLPPRGATGVRPVRAGDHETVAAYDSACYPADRPRFLERWLTTDGHRAFVRFDEGRLTGYAVIRPAAGDVLRIGPLFADSPTAAEALYGALAEEAGTAQVAVDVPESNPAAMALAGSLGLTPSFETARMYTGPIRPVADQCVYGVTTLELG; translated from the coding sequence ATGACGTACTCATCCGCCGGGCAGCTCGTGGTCGGGCCGGCGGCCGAGGAGGACTGGCCCGTCATCAGCCGGTGGGCGCACGACGAGGGCTGGAACCCGGGGATCAACGACGCGCGGAGCTTCTTCGCCCAGGACCCGGACGGGTTCTTCCTCGGACGCCTCGACGGGGAGCCCGTCTCCGCGGTCTCGGTCGTCAACTACGGTGCGCACTACGCGTTCCTCGGCTGGTACCTGGTCCGCCCGGACCTGCGGGGACGTGGCCACGGCCTGGCCACCTGGAAGGCCGCACAGGCCCACGCGGGAAGCCGGACCATCGGCCTGGACGGGGTCGTCGCCCAGCAGGACAACTACCGCAGGTCGGGGTTCGCGCCCGCCCACAGCACCTTCCGCCACACCGGCGTCCTGCCGCCCCGCGGGGCGACGGGCGTACGGCCGGTCCGGGCCGGGGACCACGAGACCGTCGCGGCGTACGACAGCGCGTGCTACCCGGCCGACCGTCCGCGCTTCCTGGAGCGCTGGCTGACCACGGACGGGCACCGCGCGTTCGTACGCTTCGACGAAGGGCGGCTGACCGGGTACGCGGTGATCCGCCCGGCGGCGGGCGACGTCCTGCGTATCGGGCCGCTGTTCGCCGATTCGCCCACCGCCGCCGAGGCGCTGTACGGGGCGCTGGCCGAGGAAGCCGGTACGGCGCAGGTCGCCGTGGACGTCCCCGAGTCCAATCCTGCCGCCATGGCGCTGGCCGGATCGCTGGGCCTCACGCCCTCCTTCGAGACGGCCCGCATGTACACGGGGCCGATCCGCCCGGTCGCCGACCAGTGCGTCTACGGCGTGACCACACTCGAACTCGGATAG